The following coding sequences are from one Carassius gibelio isolate Cgi1373 ecotype wild population from Czech Republic chromosome B7, carGib1.2-hapl.c, whole genome shotgun sequence window:
- the LOC127961408 gene encoding prefoldin subunit 2 codes for MAANSASSKSGGKQSSPSAEQVVATFQRMRQEQRSMASKSAEFEMEINEHSLVIETLKEVDPSRKCYRLVGGVLVERTVKEVLPALENNKEQITKIVESLNTQMQVKGRELTEYRERYNIRLVGEDDKQSKTDASPAKESEGGSKGGAGVLVS; via the exons ATGGCGGCGAACAGCGCTAGCAGTAAAAGCGGCGGAAAGCAGTCCTCTCCGTCTGCTGAGCAG GTGGTGGCTACTTTCCAGAGGATGCGACAGGAGCAGCGCAGCATGGCCTCCAAATCTGCAGAGTTTGAGATGGAGATCAATGAACACAG CCTCGTCATCGAAACGCTGAAGGAAGTCGATCCGTCGCGGAAGTGCTATCGTTTAGTCGGCGGCGTGCTTGTGGAGAGGACTGTCAAAGAAGTCCTGCCTGCGCTAGAAAACAATAAAGAACAG ATCACGAAGATCGTGGAGTCGCTCAACACACAGATGCAGGTGAAAGGACGGGAGCTGACGGAGTACCGCGAGCGCTACAACATCCGACTGGTCGGAGAGGACGACAAACAGAGCAAAACGGACGCCAGTCCAGCCAAAGAGAGTGAAGGAGGCTCTAAAGGAGGCGCTGGAGTGCTCGTCTCATAG